In Plodia interpunctella isolate USDA-ARS_2022_Savannah chromosome 17, ilPloInte3.2, whole genome shotgun sequence, one genomic interval encodes:
- the LOC128677044 gene encoding putative phospholipase B-like 2 isoform X2: protein MCLSLCILLICLVLGCESKYGCVTWGENKMQIFVSDYLASIPEVNIVRATYRNDINSTGWAYLEIHTSDQFSDVKQAYAAGYLEGFLTRDLIWMHWQNMLKGYCYNKTDVCGMIEDFLDKNEDYISSMILKYPDDPYWYQMMLFFIQLEGLAVGYKEATKEPYEQLTVRDMLWINMLGDLDELAFALSMPVTSDSMLFPEHCTGLVKLLADRSELYTSQVTWNSYQSMLRFQKMYVLQYKMTPNSNKRIPGYKMSMSSYPGFLQILEYARAMIANRLAHNGREWVELFRKHNSGTYNNQWFIVDYNRFQRSAAGKPGRVRSGLLWLLEQLPGHTHAADLTGELVRTSYWPSYNIPYFPRIFNLSGGNERVRVFGDWFGYDTNPRARILKQKQADIWNLADMYHTMRYNDFKHDPNARCAQCQPPYSACNAIAARNDLNPANGSYPFRALGHRSHGGTDLKITSAALRHTFQFVAVSSPTFNVSRGIPPFQWSKFDLGSQVSHVGHPDLWVFPPVLHSWEWS from the exons ATGTGTTTATCGTtgtgtattttacttatttgcCTGGTGTTAGGATGTGAATCCAAGTATGGATGCGTGACTTGGGGAGAAAATAAGATGCAGATATTTGTAAGTGATTATTTAGCGTCGATTCCGGAGGTGAATATCGTTCGGGCCACTTACCGCAACGACATCAATAGTACCGG CTGGGCGTACTTGGAGATCCACACGTCAGACCAGTTCAGTGATGTGAAGCAGGCATATGCAGCGGGGTACTTGGAGGGCTTTCTCACCCGTGACCTGATCTGGATGCATTGGCAGAACATGCTTAAAGG ATATTGCTATAACAAGACTGATGTGTGTGGAATGATTGAAGACTTTTTGGACAAAAATGAAGATTACATATCTTCTATGATCTTGAAGTATCCAGATGACCCGTACTGGTATCAG ATGATGTTATTTTTCATCCAGCTGGAAGGGCTTGCAGTCGGATACAAGGAGGCTACTAAAGAACCATATGAACAGCTCACCGTTAGAgatatgtt GTGGATCAACATGCTGGGCGATCTGGACGAGCTGGCGTTTGCATTGTCCATGCCGGTGACGTCGGATTCCATGCTGTTCCCGGAGCACTGCACCGGCCTCGTCAAGCTGCTGGCGGACCGCAGCGAGCTGTACACGTCGCAGGTCACGTGGAACAG CTACCAGTCAATGCTGCGCTTCCAGAAGATGTACGTGCTCCAGTACAAGATGACCCCGAACAGCAACAAGCGCATCCCCGGATACAAGATGTCCATGTCTTCGTATCCGGGCTTCTTGCAG ATATTAGAGTACGCTCGCGCGATGATCGCGAACAGACTGGCGCACAACGGGCGCGAGTGGGTCGAGTTATTTAGGAAACACAACAGCGGAACGTACAACAATCAGTG GTTCATAGTGGACTACAACAGGTTCCAGCGCAGCGCGGCCGGCAAGCCCGGGCGCGTGCGCAGCGGCCTGCTGTGGCTGCTGGAGCAGCTGCCCGGGCACACGCACGCGGCTGATCT aacGGGCGAACTGGTCCGCACGTCGTACTGGCCGTCGTACAATATCCCGTATTTCCCGCGCATTTTCAACTTGAGCGGCGGCAACGAGCGGGTGAGGGTGTTCGGCGACTGGTTCGGATACGACACCAACCCCAGGGCCAGGATCCTCAAGCAGAAACAG GCGGATATCTGGAACTTAGCGGACATGTACCACACGATGCGCTACAACGACTTCAAGCACGACCCCAACGCTCGCTGTGCGCAGTGCCAGCCGCCCTACAGCGCCTGCAACGCCATCGCCGCCAGGAACGACCTCAACCCCGCCAACG GCTCGTACCCGTTCCGGGCGCTGGGGCACCGCAGCCACGGCGGCACGGACCTGAAGATCACGAGCGCGGCGCTGCGTCACACCTTCCAGTTCGTGGCCGTCTCCAGCCCCACTTTCAACGTATCCAGGGGGATACCGCCATTcca atGGAGCAAATTCGACCTGGGCTCTCAGGTGTCCCACGTCGGGCACCCGGACCTGTGGGTGTTCCCCCCGGTGCTCCACAGCTGGGAGTGGAGCTAA
- the LOC128677044 gene encoding putative phospholipase B-like 2 isoform X1, with the protein MCLSLCILLICLVLGCESKYGCVTWGENKMQIFVSDYLASIPEVNIVRATYRNDINSTGWAYLEIHTSDQFSDVKQAYAAGYLEGFLTRDLIWMHWQNMLKGYCYNKTDVCGMIEDFLDKNEDYISSMILKYPDDPYWYQMMLFFIQLEGLAVGYKEATKEPYEQLTVRDMLWINMLGDLDELAFALSMPVTSDSMLFPEHCTGLVKLLADRSELYTSQVTWNSYQSMLRFQKMYVLQYKMTPNSNKRIPGYKMSMSSYPGFLQSLDDFYVISSGLVTAETTIGNSNRTLFELVKPVGQILEYARAMIANRLAHNGREWVELFRKHNSGTYNNQWFIVDYNRFQRSAAGKPGRVRSGLLWLLEQLPGHTHAADLTGELVRTSYWPSYNIPYFPRIFNLSGGNERVRVFGDWFGYDTNPRARILKQKQADIWNLADMYHTMRYNDFKHDPNARCAQCQPPYSACNAIAARNDLNPANGSYPFRALGHRSHGGTDLKITSAALRHTFQFVAVSSPTFNVSRGIPPFQWSKFDLGSQVSHVGHPDLWVFPPVLHSWEWS; encoded by the exons ATGTGTTTATCGTtgtgtattttacttatttgcCTGGTGTTAGGATGTGAATCCAAGTATGGATGCGTGACTTGGGGAGAAAATAAGATGCAGATATTTGTAAGTGATTATTTAGCGTCGATTCCGGAGGTGAATATCGTTCGGGCCACTTACCGCAACGACATCAATAGTACCGG CTGGGCGTACTTGGAGATCCACACGTCAGACCAGTTCAGTGATGTGAAGCAGGCATATGCAGCGGGGTACTTGGAGGGCTTTCTCACCCGTGACCTGATCTGGATGCATTGGCAGAACATGCTTAAAGG ATATTGCTATAACAAGACTGATGTGTGTGGAATGATTGAAGACTTTTTGGACAAAAATGAAGATTACATATCTTCTATGATCTTGAAGTATCCAGATGACCCGTACTGGTATCAG ATGATGTTATTTTTCATCCAGCTGGAAGGGCTTGCAGTCGGATACAAGGAGGCTACTAAAGAACCATATGAACAGCTCACCGTTAGAgatatgtt GTGGATCAACATGCTGGGCGATCTGGACGAGCTGGCGTTTGCATTGTCCATGCCGGTGACGTCGGATTCCATGCTGTTCCCGGAGCACTGCACCGGCCTCGTCAAGCTGCTGGCGGACCGCAGCGAGCTGTACACGTCGCAGGTCACGTGGAACAG CTACCAGTCAATGCTGCGCTTCCAGAAGATGTACGTGCTCCAGTACAAGATGACCCCGAACAGCAACAAGCGCATCCCCGGATACAAGATGTCCATGTCTTCGTATCCGGGCTTCTTGCAG TCCCTGGACGATTTTTACGTGATATCGTCCGGTCTGGTGACCGCGGAGACCACCATCGGGAACTCCAACCGTACCCTCTTCGAGCTCGTCAAGCCCGTAGGACAG ATATTAGAGTACGCTCGCGCGATGATCGCGAACAGACTGGCGCACAACGGGCGCGAGTGGGTCGAGTTATTTAGGAAACACAACAGCGGAACGTACAACAATCAGTG GTTCATAGTGGACTACAACAGGTTCCAGCGCAGCGCGGCCGGCAAGCCCGGGCGCGTGCGCAGCGGCCTGCTGTGGCTGCTGGAGCAGCTGCCCGGGCACACGCACGCGGCTGATCT aacGGGCGAACTGGTCCGCACGTCGTACTGGCCGTCGTACAATATCCCGTATTTCCCGCGCATTTTCAACTTGAGCGGCGGCAACGAGCGGGTGAGGGTGTTCGGCGACTGGTTCGGATACGACACCAACCCCAGGGCCAGGATCCTCAAGCAGAAACAG GCGGATATCTGGAACTTAGCGGACATGTACCACACGATGCGCTACAACGACTTCAAGCACGACCCCAACGCTCGCTGTGCGCAGTGCCAGCCGCCCTACAGCGCCTGCAACGCCATCGCCGCCAGGAACGACCTCAACCCCGCCAACG GCTCGTACCCGTTCCGGGCGCTGGGGCACCGCAGCCACGGCGGCACGGACCTGAAGATCACGAGCGCGGCGCTGCGTCACACCTTCCAGTTCGTGGCCGTCTCCAGCCCCACTTTCAACGTATCCAGGGGGATACCGCCATTcca atGGAGCAAATTCGACCTGGGCTCTCAGGTGTCCCACGTCGGGCACCCGGACCTGTGGGTGTTCCCCCCGGTGCTCCACAGCTGGGAGTGGAGCTAA